The Mastomys coucha isolate ucsf_1 unplaced genomic scaffold, UCSF_Mcou_1 pScaffold13, whole genome shotgun sequence genome has a window encoding:
- the Stard4 gene encoding stAR-related lipid transfer protein 4 isoform X3 — translation MTSLDILEHFEENCCVMRYTTAGQLLNIISPREFVDFSYTVGYEEGLLSCGVSVEWSETRPEFVRGYNHPCGWFCVPLKDSPNQSLLTGYIQTDLRGMIPQSAVDTAMASTLANFYSDLRKALQKA, via the exons ATGACTTCACTGGATATTTTGGAGCACTTCGAAGAG aACTGTTGTGTGATGCGTTACACCACTGCTGGGCAGCTTTTAAATATTATCTCCCCGAGAGAGTTTGTTGATTTCTCCTATACTGTGGGCTATGAAGAAGGACTTTTATCCTGTG GTGTGAGTGTTGAATGGAGTGAGACGAGACCAGAGTTCGTCCGTGGCTATAACCATCCCTGCGGCTGGTTCTGTGTTCCACTCAAAGACAGTCCAAACCAGAGCCTTCTGACAGGCTATATTCAGACAGACCTACGCGGCATGATCCCTCAGTCTGCAGTGGACACGGCAATGGCAAGCACGTTAGCCAACTTCTATAGTGATTTGCGAAAAGCTCTACAAAAGGCATGA